In Aestuariibaculum lutulentum, one DNA window encodes the following:
- a CDS encoding glycoside hydrolase family 78 protein → MKVLKAIVLFVLVFIACKPSNNASVFLSDLTCEMAENPLAVESTTPRLSWQIKAPELRNVTQQAYQVLVASSEENLKNNVADIWDSGKVDSDQSQLVTIAKPLNAETKYYWKVKVWANNNKTTDWSPTSFFRTVPEASSLNPSWIGAVKKADSHLPEGRHYHTAVIKRSRRDSIINASDSLARKSIMLRKPFNVDKAIKEAVVYVSGLGHYELSINGKKIGNSEFAPLWTDYDKTVNYNTYEIPSESLNKGENVVGVLLGNGMYNTVQGRYTKFFVSFGPPTLFFKMELTFEDGSETILNSDETWKYSLSPITYNGMFGGEDYDANLEQKGWNTSNFDASNWNPVVIQEAPKGELKAQIAPPITVQKQYDVKEFNEVAPNTYVFNMGQNLSGFPTISVQGKQGQTVRVWVGEGLKEDGTISQGRSGKPYYYDYTLKGEGTETWQPKFSYYGYQYIQIENINYKEAKVDSLPTLVDLKSNFIYNSAGEIGSFESSNEIFNKAHELINNAIKSNFQAVLTDCPHREKLGWLEEAHLNGPGLMFNYNMKAYFPTIMRNIEDAQRDNGLIPTIAPEYVVFGGDFTDSPEWGASGVILPWMYYEYYGDDSLIREYYDVMKKYVDYLTSTSDNYIVSHGLGDWYDYGEHAAGYSKNSPIALSATSHYYYAAYLFAKAAKHLNKTEDIAKYEALTQDIKTAYNNEFFNLETKQYGTGSQFSNAVSVFMDIVEPQYKQAVMDNLLADIKNRGYRLTTGDVGNRYLFEALARNGENEAMYKMNNHYDTPGYGFQIKFGLTTLTEQWDPRKGNSWNHFMMGQIEEWFYTSLAGITPDMEHPGFKHFFIEPEIVGDMTFVKASYESLYGTIVSEWHVSDDSITFKVEVPANTTATITLPVDMSMHIQVNGKDFEKSNVEHNRPTYLVGSGVYNIVCKK, encoded by the coding sequence GTGAAGGTATTAAAAGCTATAGTTTTATTTGTTTTGGTGTTTATAGCCTGTAAACCATCAAACAATGCATCCGTATTTTTGTCTGATTTAACCTGTGAAATGGCTGAAAACCCATTGGCAGTTGAATCGACTACACCACGATTGAGCTGGCAGATTAAGGCTCCGGAATTACGCAATGTAACTCAACAGGCTTATCAGGTTTTAGTGGCGTCTTCTGAAGAAAATTTAAAAAATAATGTAGCCGATATCTGGGATAGCGGAAAGGTAGATTCAGATCAAAGTCAGTTGGTAACCATAGCAAAACCCTTAAATGCTGAAACGAAATATTATTGGAAAGTAAAAGTTTGGGCTAACAATAATAAGACAACCGATTGGAGTCCTACGTCATTTTTTAGAACTGTGCCTGAAGCTTCAAGTTTAAATCCATCATGGATTGGTGCAGTTAAAAAGGCTGATAGCCATTTACCGGAAGGTAGACATTATCATACGGCAGTTATTAAAAGATCCAGACGCGATAGCATCATTAATGCATCCGATTCTTTAGCGCGTAAAAGTATCATGCTTCGCAAGCCTTTCAATGTTGATAAAGCTATTAAAGAGGCTGTGGTTTACGTATCTGGACTTGGGCATTACGAGTTAAGTATTAACGGTAAGAAAATCGGAAATAGTGAATTTGCGCCGCTATGGACAGATTACGATAAAACCGTAAATTATAATACGTATGAAATTCCTTCAGAGTCCTTAAATAAAGGCGAAAATGTTGTAGGGGTATTATTAGGAAACGGGATGTACAATACGGTACAGGGGCGCTATACCAAGTTTTTTGTGAGTTTTGGGCCTCCGACTTTATTCTTTAAAATGGAGTTGACTTTTGAAGATGGTTCTGAAACTATTCTAAATTCAGATGAAACATGGAAATATAGTCTAAGCCCGATTACTTATAACGGGATGTTTGGTGGCGAAGATTACGACGCGAATTTAGAACAAAAGGGATGGAACACGTCAAATTTCGATGCTTCTAACTGGAATCCGGTTGTTATTCAGGAAGCACCAAAAGGCGAATTGAAAGCTCAGATTGCGCCGCCTATTACTGTTCAAAAACAATACGACGTTAAAGAATTTAATGAAGTTGCTCCAAACACCTATGTGTTTAACATGGGGCAAAACTTGTCTGGTTTTCCAACTATTTCTGTACAAGGAAAACAGGGGCAAACCGTTCGTGTTTGGGTTGGTGAAGGTTTAAAAGAAGATGGCACTATCAGTCAGGGACGTTCAGGAAAACCTTATTATTACGATTATACGCTGAAGGGTGAAGGGACTGAAACCTGGCAGCCTAAATTTAGTTATTATGGCTATCAGTATATTCAAATTGAAAACATCAATTATAAAGAAGCCAAAGTGGATAGTTTACCTACTTTGGTCGATTTAAAATCAAATTTTATATATAATTCGGCAGGGGAAATTGGGTCGTTCGAAAGTTCAAATGAGATTTTCAATAAAGCTCATGAATTGATTAACAATGCTATAAAAAGTAACTTTCAAGCCGTATTAACCGATTGTCCGCATCGTGAAAAATTAGGTTGGTTGGAAGAGGCGCACCTTAACGGACCAGGCTTAATGTTTAATTACAATATGAAAGCTTATTTCCCAACCATCATGCGAAATATTGAAGATGCGCAACGTGATAATGGTTTAATACCAACTATCGCACCAGAATATGTGGTGTTTGGTGGCGATTTTACCGATTCACCGGAATGGGGTGCATCAGGAGTTATTTTACCCTGGATGTATTACGAGTATTATGGAGACGATTCCTTAATTCGTGAGTACTACGACGTGATGAAAAAGTACGTCGATTACCTAACAAGTACATCCGATAATTACATTGTGTCTCATGGTTTAGGTGATTGGTACGATTATGGTGAGCATGCTGCCGGCTACTCTAAAAACAGCCCGATAGCTTTATCGGCGACAAGTCACTACTACTATGCGGCGTACTTGTTTGCAAAAGCAGCTAAGCATTTGAATAAAACCGAAGATATTGCGAAATATGAAGCCTTAACTCAGGATATTAAAACGGCTTATAATAATGAGTTTTTCAATTTAGAAACCAAGCAATACGGCACGGGGAGTCAGTTTAGTAATGCCGTTTCTGTGTTTATGGATATTGTTGAGCCACAGTATAAGCAAGCGGTGATGGATAATTTATTGGCTGATATCAAAAACAGAGGCTACCGCTTAACAACGGGTGATGTTGGTAACAGATATTTGTTTGAAGCCTTGGCAAGAAATGGTGAAAATGAAGCCATGTACAAAATGAATAACCACTACGATACTCCTGGTTATGGATTCCAGATAAAATTCGGATTAACGACATTAACCGAGCAATGGGATCCAAGAAAAGGGAATTCATGGAACCATTTCATGATGGGACAAATTGAAGAATGGTTTTATACCAGTTTAGCTGGAATTACACCAGATATGGAGCATCCAGGATTTAAACATTTCTTTATCGAACCGGAAATTGTAGGTGATATGACCTTTGTAAAGGCAAGTTACGAGTCACTTTACGGAACGATTGTTTCAGAATGGCATGTGTCAGATGATTCGATTACTTTTAAAGTAGAAGTACCTGCAAATACCACTGCAACCATTACGTTACCGGTAGATATGTCAATGCACATTCAAGTGAACGGAAAGGATTTTGAAAAGTCGAATGTAGAGCATAACAGACCAACTTATTTAGTCGGTTCTGGGGTGTATAATATAGTTTGCAAAAAATAA
- a CDS encoding exo-alpha-sialidase, translated as MKRNIFLAVALLLAGGTATFSAQQDTIRYVGNTLSNVDYHHGQLPLAVGVHATQIMRASREHPEKADGFGWTYNHATNMAYWNGKFYLNYLSDPVGEHIPPSQTLLMHSEDGDNWSFPEVVFPIYKIPDGYTKEGVEGVAKNLTATMHQRMGFFTSSDNRFFTLAFYGVSMDEKDSPNDGKGIGRVIREIYKDGSLGPVYFIRYNHGWNESNTNFPFYKKSKDRGFKKACEELLSQPLQMQQWVEEADRDDPLIPLQKQYKAFSYYHLPNGNVVGLWKHALTSISKDGGKTWEYTPLRAPGFVNSNAKIWGQKTTDRRYATVYNPSEYRWPLAISTSDDGLNYTDLLLVHGEITPMRYGGNYKSYGPQYVRGITENNGTPDDGKLWVSYSVNKEDIWVASVPVPVKSSVDSDVNDVFNNLEDGKELDLWNVYNLSWASAEIEKANNQKTLTLRDHDPFDYARVDRVIPFAQKMKAEFTVTPEQNDHGLLQVEFQNKTGLPSIRLVFDNDGILKTKAGSRFRTISKYEAGKTYTVKVILDATSRSYTVSVNGGEASRQIFYAPADGIERIMFRTGEQRHFPNPDTPADREDYDDLPNTGLPIKEAVFHIQSLITKKQ; from the coding sequence ATGAAGCGTAATATATTTTTAGCAGTGGCCTTGTTGTTAGCAGGAGGAACGGCAACCTTTTCTGCACAGCAAGACACCATACGTTATGTAGGGAACACATTATCGAATGTCGATTATCATCATGGACAATTGCCTCTAGCTGTTGGCGTGCATGCCACGCAAATTATGCGTGCCAGCCGTGAGCACCCAGAGAAAGCCGATGGTTTTGGTTGGACGTATAATCACGCCACCAATATGGCATATTGGAATGGTAAGTTTTACTTAAATTATTTAAGTGACCCTGTGGGGGAGCATATTCCGCCAAGTCAAACCTTATTAATGCATTCTGAAGATGGTGACAACTGGAGTTTTCCGGAAGTCGTTTTTCCTATTTATAAAATCCCTGATGGTTATACGAAGGAAGGTGTAGAAGGTGTGGCTAAAAATTTAACGGCGACCATGCACCAGCGCATGGGCTTTTTTACCTCGTCGGATAATCGCTTTTTTACTTTAGCGTTTTACGGCGTTTCTATGGATGAAAAAGATAGTCCGAACGACGGAAAAGGGATTGGTCGTGTGATTCGCGAAATTTACAAAGACGGTAGTTTAGGACCTGTTTATTTTATTCGTTATAACCACGGATGGAATGAATCCAATACCAACTTTCCATTCTATAAAAAGAGTAAAGACAGAGGTTTCAAAAAGGCTTGCGAAGAATTATTATCGCAACCATTACAAATGCAGCAATGGGTTGAAGAGGCCGATAGAGACGATCCTTTAATTCCGCTTCAAAAACAATACAAAGCCTTTAGCTATTATCATTTACCAAACGGAAATGTGGTAGGGTTATGGAAACATGCTTTAACCTCAATAAGTAAAGATGGCGGGAAAACCTGGGAATACACGCCTTTAAGAGCACCTGGTTTTGTTAATAGCAATGCTAAAATTTGGGGTCAAAAAACAACAGACAGACGATATGCAACCGTTTATAATCCTTCAGAGTACCGTTGGCCATTAGCCATTTCAACCAGTGATGATGGTTTAAATTATACCGATTTATTATTGGTTCACGGTGAAATTACACCAATGCGTTATGGTGGAAATTATAAGTCGTATGGTCCTCAGTATGTTCGCGGTATTACTGAAAATAACGGAACACCTGACGATGGTAAATTATGGGTGAGTTATAGTGTGAACAAAGAAGATATATGGGTAGCTTCGGTTCCGGTACCTGTTAAAAGTTCTGTTGATAGCGATGTAAACGACGTGTTTAACAACTTAGAAGACGGTAAAGAATTAGATCTTTGGAATGTTTATAATTTATCCTGGGCTTCCGCCGAAATTGAAAAAGCAAATAACCAAAAAACATTAACGCTTCGCGACCACGATCCGTTTGATTATGCGCGTGTTGATCGTGTGATTCCGTTTGCTCAAAAAATGAAAGCTGAATTTACAGTAACACCAGAGCAAAACGATCACGGATTATTACAGGTTGAATTTCAGAATAAAACCGGATTGCCATCTATTCGTTTAGTTTTTGATAACGATGGAATTTTAAAAACCAAAGCAGGATCGCGTTTCAGAACCATTTCAAAATACGAAGCTGGAAAAACCTATACGGTTAAAGTTATTTTAGATGCGACTTCGCGATCGTATACAGTAAGTGTTAACGGGGGTGAAGCATCACGCCAGATATTTTATGCACCGGCCGATGGTATCGAGCGTATCATGTTCCGTACTGGTGAGCAACGTCATTTCCCAAATCCGGATACACCTGCCGATAGAGAAGATTACGACGATTTACCAAATACCGGTTTACCAATTAAAGAAGCGGTATTTCACATACAATCATTAATTACTAAAAAGCAATAA
- a CDS encoding glycoside hydrolase family 43 protein, with translation MQKLLIILLLATVFNCAPKKDIYLFTSFREPATEGLYLAYSEDGYHWKDLKGPYLNPEAGDSKIMRDPSIVRGKDDTYHMVWTTDWKGGNGFGYASSKDLINWSEQQYIPVMKHEPTVVNVWAPEIFYDDDQDQYIIIWASTIPYRFEKGIEEETNNHRMYYVTTKDFKTFSDTKLFLDPGFSVIDCVIVKKGKDDYALIIKDNTRPRRDIEVGFGTSPIGPFTDITEPFSGHLSEGPTVLKLKNEWLIYYDNYGEKNYKAVKTSDFKTFEDVSSEISLPEGHKHGTITTISQKVLNGLIEEKNKK, from the coding sequence ATGCAAAAATTACTAATAATACTGCTTTTAGCTACGGTATTTAATTGTGCTCCTAAAAAGGATATTTATCTGTTTACGTCGTTTAGAGAACCAGCAACCGAAGGTTTGTATTTAGCATATAGCGAAGACGGTTATCATTGGAAAGACCTTAAAGGGCCGTACTTAAACCCAGAAGCTGGAGATAGTAAAATTATGCGTGATCCTTCAATTGTTCGTGGAAAGGATGATACTTATCACATGGTTTGGACTACCGACTGGAAAGGTGGCAATGGTTTTGGTTATGCCAGCTCAAAAGATTTAATCAACTGGAGTGAACAGCAATACATTCCGGTAATGAAACATGAACCAACGGTTGTTAATGTTTGGGCACCTGAAATTTTTTATGATGACGATCAAGATCAGTACATCATTATCTGGGCATCGACCATTCCGTATCGTTTTGAAAAAGGTATTGAAGAAGAAACTAACAATCACCGTATGTATTATGTAACCACTAAAGATTTTAAAACCTTTTCAGATACGAAGTTGTTTTTAGATCCAGGGTTTAGCGTTATAGATTGTGTGATTGTGAAGAAAGGTAAAGACGATTATGCTTTAATTATAAAAGATAATACCAGACCAAGACGCGATATTGAAGTTGGTTTTGGAACCTCACCAATCGGACCATTTACAGACATTACGGAGCCATTTTCAGGACATTTATCAGAAGGGCCAACCGTTTTAAAATTAAAAAATGAGTGGTTGATTTACTACGATAATTACGGAGAGAAAAATTATAAAGCCGTAAAGACTTCAGATTTTAAAACCTTTGAAGATGTGTCATCAGAAATCAGCTTACCAGAAGGACACAAACACGGAACCATTACAACTATTTCTCAAAAAGTATTGAATGGTTTAATTGAAGAAAAGAATAAAAAATAA
- a CDS encoding glycoside hydrolase family 28 protein, with translation MKKLVLILAVFTAFTSLSWANNGWFNILEHGGNNKGELCTEAIQGAIDKASEFGGGTVYFPAGEYLTGPLTLKSNIVLHVEAGALVKFSTNFDHYLPFVEVRWEGTVIQTFKPLLHARDAKNITITGRGTIDGQGRAWWEEIWRIESAKEKLEPTKYQKMTEEANGHIQTADYYKRTRSYLFHRPPLFQAFKCEDITIEGVTIQNSPFWTINPAFCNNITIDNVSIYNPYSPNTDGINPTSCSNVRISNSHISVGDDCITIKSGRDADGRKWATPTENVTITNCTMLSGHGGVVIGSEMSGSIKKITISNCVFDGTDRGIRLKAARGRGGVVEDIRVSNVVMNNIQKEAFMFNLFYDKNTVEEPVTERTPIFRNIHISGVIATNVNTAGRVIGIPEMPIHNLSFTNINIQAEQGFSVTTARDIEFHDVKVNTTIGSAFKVEESSNIILDHVSTQTPLKDTPVVKLNNVSNVLLNNNFPMQPTDVYVEVDGKDTKSVFLKNNVFENVKTPLKTGKELKVKIKVD, from the coding sequence ATGAAGAAATTAGTTTTAATATTAGCTGTATTTACAGCATTTACCTCATTAAGCTGGGCGAATAATGGCTGGTTTAATATTTTAGAACATGGCGGAAACAACAAAGGCGAATTATGTACGGAGGCCATTCAAGGGGCTATCGATAAAGCTTCAGAATTTGGCGGAGGTACTGTTTATTTCCCTGCCGGGGAATATTTAACAGGACCTCTTACTTTAAAAAGCAATATTGTTTTACACGTTGAAGCTGGAGCCTTAGTGAAGTTTTCAACCAATTTTGACCACTATTTACCATTCGTAGAAGTACGTTGGGAAGGTACCGTAATTCAAACCTTCAAACCACTTTTACATGCTCGCGATGCCAAAAATATTACCATTACTGGTCGTGGAACTATCGATGGTCAAGGACGTGCCTGGTGGGAAGAAATCTGGCGTATTGAGTCGGCTAAGGAAAAGTTAGAACCTACCAAATATCAAAAAATGACAGAGGAAGCTAACGGGCATATTCAAACGGCCGATTATTACAAACGTACCAGAAGTTACCTGTTTCACCGTCCGCCATTATTTCAGGCGTTTAAATGTGAAGATATAACTATCGAAGGGGTAACTATTCAAAATTCACCATTCTGGACGATTAATCCGGCGTTTTGTAATAACATTACTATAGATAATGTATCAATTTACAATCCGTATTCACCAAACACCGATGGAATAAACCCGACCTCATGTAGTAATGTGCGCATTTCAAACAGCCATATAAGTGTGGGTGACGATTGTATTACGATTAAATCTGGTCGTGATGCCGATGGTAGAAAATGGGCGACTCCAACCGAGAACGTTACCATTACAAACTGTACCATGTTAAGTGGTCACGGTGGTGTGGTTATTGGTAGTGAAATGTCAGGAAGCATCAAAAAAATTACCATTTCAAACTGTGTCTTCGATGGAACCGATAGAGGAATCCGTTTAAAAGCGGCCCGAGGTCGTGGAGGTGTTGTTGAAGATATTCGTGTGTCGAATGTGGTTATGAATAACATCCAAAAAGAAGCGTTCATGTTCAACTTATTTTATGATAAAAATACGGTTGAAGAACCAGTAACCGAACGTACGCCAATTTTTAGAAATATTCATATTAGTGGTGTAATAGCGACCAACGTAAATACGGCAGGTCGCGTCATTGGTATTCCTGAAATGCCAATTCATAATTTATCATTTACAAACATTAATATTCAGGCAGAGCAAGGCTTTTCAGTAACCACAGCTCGCGATATTGAATTTCACGATGTAAAAGTGAACACTACTATTGGTTCTGCTTTTAAAGTTGAGGAGTCTAGTAATATTATTTTAGATCATGTATCCACACAAACACCATTAAAAGATACGCCTGTTGTGAAATTGAATAATGTATCGAATGTATTGTTGAATAACAACTTCCCTATGCAACCAACCGATGTATACGTTGAAGTTGATGGGAAGGATACGAAAAGTGTATTCTTAAAAAATAATGTTTTTGAAAACGTTAAAACACCTTTAAAAACAGGTAAGGAATTAAAAGTAAAAATCAAAGTCGATTAA
- a CDS encoding glycoside hydrolase family 140 protein, which produces MKKRTTKLFRGLSILGMIAVMISCKGNQEKKVVEEELIAEVGMPNIQVSENGHYFQTEDGKPFFYLGDTGWLAFNKLNREELGVYFKDRKDKGYNVIQIMTIHSLNAANVYGDSALVKKDLSKPLVTEGNDFNNDAAYDFWDHVDYALDVAKENDLYLGMVPIWGSPVTAGEVSIDQAKAYANFLAERFQDRDNIIWLVGGDTFGNENTELWNAIGSILKAKNPKRMVTFHPRGRTDSSDDFHNESWLDFNMFQSGHRRYDQDDTERNYGEDNYKFVNVDFNLKPTKPTLDGEPSYEGIPQGLHDTLQPHWKAKDLRRYGYWSVFAGAAGFTYGNNHIMQMHANHKIPEAYGSKTYWVDALNDPGAGQMVHLKDLMLKFDYFNRVPDETLVANQGEKYNYISATRGNNYALFYTYTGRTIKANMGVIEGAEVEASWFNPSTGETTSAGTYKNEGVLDFDAPGESQEGNDWVLVLTSKK; this is translated from the coding sequence ATGAAAAAGCGAACAACAAAACTATTTAGGGGGTTATCTATTTTAGGAATGATAGCAGTCATGATTTCTTGTAAAGGAAATCAGGAAAAGAAAGTAGTAGAGGAAGAACTTATTGCCGAAGTAGGCATGCCAAACATTCAAGTTTCAGAAAATGGACATTATTTTCAAACCGAAGACGGAAAACCGTTTTTCTATTTAGGAGATACAGGTTGGTTAGCTTTTAACAAATTGAATAGAGAGGAATTAGGTGTTTACTTCAAAGACCGCAAGGACAAAGGGTATAACGTTATTCAAATCATGACCATTCATTCGTTAAATGCGGCGAACGTGTATGGTGATTCGGCTTTAGTAAAGAAAGACTTATCGAAACCCTTAGTAACAGAAGGGAACGATTTCAATAATGATGCCGCTTATGATTTTTGGGATCATGTTGATTATGCTTTAGATGTGGCTAAAGAAAACGATTTGTACTTAGGCATGGTGCCAATCTGGGGTTCTCCGGTTACTGCCGGAGAAGTAAGTATTGACCAGGCTAAGGCTTATGCTAATTTTTTGGCAGAACGTTTTCAAGATCGCGATAACATTATTTGGTTAGTTGGTGGAGATACTTTTGGTAATGAAAATACAGAATTGTGGAACGCCATAGGAAGTATCTTAAAAGCTAAAAATCCAAAGCGCATGGTAACTTTCCATCCTCGTGGTCGTACCGATTCCTCTGATGATTTTCATAACGAAAGCTGGTTAGATTTTAATATGTTCCAATCAGGTCACCGTCGTTACGATCAAGATGATACCGAGCGTAATTACGGCGAAGACAACTACAAATTTGTTAATGTCGATTTCAACTTAAAACCAACAAAACCAACCTTAGATGGGGAGCCTTCATACGAAGGTATTCCTCAAGGGTTACACGATACCTTACAACCACATTGGAAAGCTAAAGACCTACGTCGTTACGGTTATTGGTCTGTTTTTGCAGGTGCAGCAGGATTCACCTACGGAAACAACCACATCATGCAAATGCATGCCAATCACAAAATTCCTGAAGCTTACGGAAGTAAAACCTATTGGGTTGATGCTTTAAACGATCCGGGAGCAGGACAAATGGTTCATTTAAAAGATTTAATGCTGAAATTTGATTATTTCAACCGTGTTCCAGATGAAACTTTAGTGGCTAATCAAGGTGAGAAATACAATTATATTTCGGCAACTCGTGGTAACAATTACGCGTTGTTTTACACCTACACCGGACGAACTATTAAAGCAAATATGGGTGTTATTGAAGGTGCTGAAGTAGAAGCATCTTGGTTTAACCCATCAACGGGAGAAACTACCTCTGCTGGTACGTATAAAAATGAAGGTGTTTTAGATTTTGATGCACCAGGAGAATCACAGGAAGGAAACGATTGGGTATTGGTTTTAACTTCTAAAAAATAG